In the Methanosphaera cuniculi genome, one interval contains:
- a CDS encoding AAA family ATPase, producing the protein MIIKTLKLENFKSYKNSTIDFDQGISLILGENGSGKSSILEAISFALFGKLNTKLDEAIRKPINDEDTIEKMSVTLTFKHNGKTYKIKRQRKSNKTTVSLHDISDEKPFLLSKTADGVKEEVNNILNIDYDSFQNAVYIKQGEITKLTEATPAEKKKLIAKLLNIETLEKAYDNIQKIIKQYEDTLQYNKGELSRYEEKQENKKQTQQQIKQLKDEHDKLENEITKTQQQIKTYKEKLQKLETQKDEYNTINTDIQHKQKELIKTSNQIEDLTKTIQQIEDEEKKIKEIETKIQPLEDLKKADKAHSELKNQQTQLTPITQQITEIQKNEQILKNTKDDYEKYNKLQTQQKQLQQTREKLNEEVNQNNIKKAEIENLKQRRDTLQKQLQNNIINAVSKFHISFTTMSEIKEYLADKIEKSAENYHKLNEQIQKNKTIITTNQNLIESTKKSLEDLKNTTDTCPICQSEITHQKHEQLEAQYKKQIENYEQQNTKLSLENAKLNQKLENEEKLNNELFDFDLKLNTDDEKEFNTLKDEYKQRKTECPKIQQKQDEYNKCKEDLKNIQIQIDQLKENYESYKISTQVIENAPNLDILIQKQQNINNNINQQKLIVHEITMKHKIRDNLKHQITYLESLKDEQNRLKGKVTNKDTMIKQQQLFKDQHKNITLTMDDFKNRLIKLDYDKIQHEQIMKLYDDINHKNNEYEKQLSVNEKEIELNKQTLNKINSEIEELDKIKQETQSAQDYIKVLDIIRQTYSKDGVQSDLREEVKPQIERNTMNIFQEFGFDYSSVNLDRDYNITVKSHNEDLNLDQLSGGERIVIALALRLAIAKTIAKSSMELLILDEPTIHLDSERRSSLLEIISRINLVPQMIVVTHDDEMEALSNNIIKVKKENAISSIEN; encoded by the coding sequence ATGATTATAAAAACATTAAAACTTGAAAACTTCAAATCCTATAAAAACAGTACAATAGACTTTGATCAAGGAATATCACTCATACTAGGAGAAAATGGGTCAGGAAAATCATCAATACTTGAAGCAATAAGCTTTGCATTATTTGGAAAACTAAACACAAAACTTGATGAAGCAATACGAAAACCCATAAATGATGAAGATACAATAGAAAAGATGAGTGTAACTCTTACATTTAAACACAATGGTAAAACCTACAAGATAAAAAGACAAAGAAAAAGCAATAAAACCACTGTATCACTACATGATATAAGTGATGAAAAACCATTCCTACTATCAAAAACAGCAGATGGAGTAAAAGAAGAAGTAAATAACATCCTAAATATAGACTATGACTCATTTCAAAATGCAGTATACATAAAACAAGGAGAAATAACCAAACTAACAGAAGCAACACCTGCTGAGAAGAAAAAACTAATTGCAAAACTATTAAATATAGAAACACTTGAAAAAGCATATGATAACATACAAAAAATCATAAAACAATACGAAGATACACTACAATATAACAAAGGAGAACTAAGCAGATATGAAGAAAAACAAGAAAACAAAAAACAAACACAACAACAAATAAAACAACTAAAAGATGAACATGACAAACTAGAAAATGAAATAACAAAAACACAACAACAAATAAAAACATACAAAGAAAAACTACAAAAACTAGAAACCCAGAAAGATGAATACAACACAATAAACACAGACATACAACACAAACAAAAAGAACTAATTAAAACAAGTAATCAAATTGAAGATTTAACAAAAACCATACAACAAATAGAAGATGAAGAAAAAAAAATAAAAGAAATAGAAACTAAAATACAACCATTAGAAGATCTAAAAAAAGCAGATAAAGCACATAGTGAACTAAAAAACCAACAAACACAACTAACTCCAATAACTCAACAAATAACAGAAATACAAAAAAATGAACAAATATTAAAAAATACAAAAGATGACTATGAAAAATATAACAAACTACAAACACAACAAAAACAACTACAACAAACACGTGAAAAACTAAATGAAGAAGTAAATCAAAATAACATCAAAAAAGCAGAAATAGAAAATCTAAAACAAAGACGAGACACACTACAAAAACAACTACAAAACAACATAATAAATGCAGTAAGTAAATTTCACATATCATTTACTACCATGAGTGAAATAAAAGAATACCTGGCTGATAAAATAGAAAAATCAGCAGAAAACTATCATAAACTAAATGAACAAATACAAAAAAATAAGACAATTATCACAACAAATCAAAATCTAATAGAATCTACAAAAAAATCACTAGAAGATCTTAAAAATACAACAGACACATGTCCAATATGTCAATCAGAAATAACACACCAAAAACATGAACAACTAGAAGCTCAATATAAAAAACAAATAGAAAATTATGAACAACAAAATACTAAATTAAGCCTTGAAAATGCAAAATTAAACCAGAAACTAGAAAATGAAGAAAAACTCAATAATGAACTATTTGACTTTGATCTTAAATTAAATACAGATGATGAAAAAGAATTTAACACACTTAAAGATGAATATAAACAAAGAAAAACAGAATGTCCTAAAATACAACAAAAACAAGATGAATACAATAAATGTAAAGAAGATCTAAAAAATATACAAATACAAATTGATCAACTTAAAGAAAACTATGAATCATATAAAATATCAACACAAGTTATAGAAAATGCACCAAATCTTGATATACTAATACAAAAACAACAAAATATTAACAATAATATTAATCAACAAAAACTCATAGTTCATGAAATTACAATGAAACATAAAATACGTGATAATCTAAAACACCAAATTACTTACCTTGAATCACTTAAAGATGAACAAAATAGACTTAAAGGAAAAGTAACGAACAAAGATACAATGATAAAACAACAACAACTCTTTAAAGATCAACATAAAAATATAACACTCACTATGGATGATTTTAAAAATAGACTCATAAAATTAGATTATGATAAAATTCAACATGAACAAATTATGAAATTATATGATGATATAAATCATAAAAATAACGAATATGAAAAACAATTATCTGTAAATGAAAAAGAAATCGAATTAAACAAACAAACACTAAATAAAATTAACAGTGAAATAGAAGAACTTGATAAAATAAAACAAGAAACACAATCTGCACAAGACTATATTAAAGTTCTTGATATTATACGTCAAACATATAGTAAAGATGGTGTACAAAGTGATCTTCGTGAAGAAGTAAAACCACAAATAGAACGTAACACGATGAATATCTTCCAAGAATTTGGATTTGACTATTCATCAGTAAATCTTGATCGTGACTATAATATTACAGTTAAATCACATAATGAAGATCTTAACTTAGATCAACTTAGTGGTGGAGAACGTATTGTTATAGCATTAGCACTTAGACTTGCAATAGCAAAAACAATAGCAAAATCAAGTATGGAACTACTCATCTTAGATGAACCTACAATACACTTAGATAGTGAACGTAGAAGTTCTCTTCTTGAAATAATAAGTAGAATTAACCTAGTTCCTCAGATGATTGTAGTAACTCATGATGATGAAATGGAAGCATTATCAAATAACATTATAAAAGTTAAAAAGGAAAATGCAATATCATCAATAGAAAATTAG
- the galE gene encoding UDP-glucose 4-epimerase GalE has product MILIVGGAGYIGSHVNKALNEAGYETIILDNLSYGHKESIKWGTFVKCDLADVNKVDEIFTKYDITAVMHFSSFIDVGESVTNPEKYYYNNVVNTMNLLHVMLKHDVKKFIFSSTCATYGIPQKIPLVEDHPQNPINPYGMTKLMVEKILHDYDEAYGLKSVILRYFNASGADKTAEIGEWHNPETHLIPLILDAALGKREDIKIFGTDYDTPDGTCIRDYIHVTDLADAHIRSLKYLEDNNESNQFNLGNGLGFSVREVIESVKNVTGRDFKVTETTRREGDPAILIGSSEKANKILGWNPQYTNIDQIVETAWKWHQKLNQE; this is encoded by the coding sequence TTGATATTAATCGTAGGTGGAGCAGGATACATAGGATCACACGTAAATAAAGCACTAAATGAAGCAGGATATGAAACAATCATACTTGATAATCTAAGTTATGGACACAAAGAATCAATAAAATGGGGAACATTCGTAAAATGTGACTTAGCAGATGTTAATAAGGTAGATGAAATATTCACAAAATATGATATAACAGCAGTAATGCATTTCTCATCATTCATAGATGTAGGAGAATCAGTAACTAATCCTGAAAAATACTACTACAACAACGTAGTAAACACAATGAACTTACTACATGTAATGCTAAAACATGATGTTAAAAAATTCATATTCTCATCAACATGTGCAACATATGGAATACCACAAAAAATACCACTAGTAGAAGATCATCCACAAAATCCAATAAATCCATATGGAATGACCAAACTAATGGTAGAAAAAATCTTACATGACTATGATGAAGCATATGGACTAAAATCAGTAATACTAAGATACTTCAATGCATCAGGAGCAGATAAAACAGCAGAAATTGGTGAATGGCATAACCCAGAAACACACCTAATACCACTAATACTAGATGCAGCACTAGGAAAACGTGAAGATATCAAAATATTTGGAACAGACTATGATACACCAGATGGAACATGTATACGAGATTATATCCACGTAACAGATCTTGCTGATGCACACATCAGATCACTAAAATACCTAGAAGATAACAATGAATCTAACCAATTTAACCTCGGAAATGGACTAGGATTTTCAGTCCGTGAAGTAATAGAATCTGTGAAAAATGTAACAGGTCGTGATTTTAAAGTAACAGAAACCACCAGACGCGAAGGAGATCCAGCAATACTAATAGGAAGTTCAGAAAAAGCAAATAAAATACTAGGATGGAATCCACAATACACAAATATAGACCAAATAGTAGAAACTGCATGGAAATGGCATCAAAAACTAAATCAGGAATAA
- a CDS encoding DNA double-strand break repair nuclease NurA, with protein MLDILLEKTILNQKDITNFFNTIGENIDIDKIQKEFHEYNPKTETPTKTFAAIDGSYNNKKLMAAFVYAIASQTIIYNPKTKITKESSAGDINLISSTKTRNIREILSQQMNILELKSTIDTLQRYPDIDYMLLDGMISGTIYQTSNPKFSPYIKKCLQQWAKQIEIEIYSGNFPIEVKSITQQDEIIEKIKQIYKFKLKEEIEDLNSIISYMQTLEQLTCLNYLLKKFSHKIVGISKTSSTQQQFNQQIPDAAAVEYTCENPGYTTPMKLTDIRPLRTTSDDSIHVQLPIHKDLTNIVYTTFFTRLDKRGNVLKIELPYDISEDEDKIKSILDDINSISLNGYPYILKRAHDDVVIKQEDMYKIMKRLGIYEKTGRDMLEK; from the coding sequence ATGCTTGATATTTTACTTGAAAAAACAATACTAAACCAGAAAGATATTACAAATTTTTTTAATACAATTGGTGAAAATATAGATATAGATAAAATACAAAAAGAATTCCATGAATACAATCCAAAAACAGAAACACCAACAAAGACATTTGCAGCAATAGATGGAAGTTATAACAATAAAAAGCTAATGGCAGCATTTGTATATGCAATAGCAAGTCAAACCATAATATATAATCCTAAAACTAAAATAACAAAAGAATCATCAGCAGGAGACATAAATCTAATATCATCAACAAAAACTCGAAATATCCGTGAAATACTCTCACAACAAATGAACATACTAGAACTTAAAAGTACAATAGACACACTACAAAGATACCCTGATATTGACTATATGCTACTTGATGGAATGATAAGTGGAACCATATATCAAACATCAAATCCAAAATTTTCACCATATATTAAAAAATGCTTACAACAATGGGCAAAACAAATCGAAATAGAAATATATAGTGGTAACTTTCCAATAGAAGTTAAAAGTATAACACAACAAGATGAAATCATAGAAAAAATAAAACAAATCTATAAATTTAAACTTAAAGAAGAGATTGAAGACTTAAATAGTATAATATCATACATGCAAACACTTGAACAGCTAACATGTCTTAATTATCTTCTTAAAAAATTTTCACATAAAATTGTTGGAATATCAAAAACAAGCAGTACACAACAACAATTTAATCAACAAATACCAGATGCAGCTGCTGTTGAATATACATGTGAAAATCCTGGATATACAACACCAATGAAACTAACAGATATAAGACCTCTACGTACAACATCTGATGATTCTATACATGTACAACTACCTATACATAAGGATCTTACAAATATTGTATACACTACATTTTTCACACGGCTTGATAAACGTGGAAATGTTTTAAAAATAGAACTACCCTATGATATATCTGAAGATGAAGATAAGATTAAAAGTATACTTGATGATATAAACTCAATAAGTCTTAATGGATATCCATATATTTTAAAACGAGCACATGATGATGTAGTAATAAAACAAGAAGATATGTATAAGATCATGAAAAGATTAGGAATTTATGAAAAAACAGGACGTGACATGCTAGAAAAATAA
- a CDS encoding thermonuclease family protein, producing the protein MKINRKYLIGLLVLVACASSLLSVSAWAPNTSNYPTTTVTIDGSNVTGQCIKVIDGDTIDVENVGRIRFVGVNTPERGEDGYKEAKDFVKSQCLNKQVTIDVDSAKNYDKYGRVLGIVYVDGKNLNQELLQKGYAEVMYIPPSEYNPNSWT; encoded by the coding sequence ATGAAAATTAATAGGAAGTATTTAATTGGATTACTTGTTCTTGTAGCATGCGCAAGTTCACTTTTATCTGTAAGTGCATGGGCTCCAAATACTAGTAATTATCCTACAACTACTGTTACTATTGATGGATCTAATGTTACAGGTCAATGTATCAAGGTTATTGATGGGGATACAATTGATGTTGAAAATGTAGGTCGTATCAGATTTGTAGGAGTTAACACACCAGAACGTGGAGAAGATGGATATAAGGAAGCTAAGGATTTTGTTAAAAGTCAATGTCTTAATAAACAAGTAACTATTGATGTTGATAGTGCTAAGAATTATGATAAGTATGGTCGTGTTCTTGGTATTGTATATGTTGATGGTAAAAACTTAAATCAAGAACTTCTTCAAAAAGGATATGCTGAAGTTATGTATATTCCACCATCTGAATATAATCCAAATAGTTGGACATAA
- a CDS encoding metallophosphoesterase family protein, with protein MTKIAHIADTHLGYRQYGLIEREEDFYEAFRNIIDDIIKQDVDYVIHAGDLFEHSKPPIKALLEAQRGFEKLKEHNIPIYAIAGNHDMMQRSKTTIPQELFSNDNFHILSTKNYSVVLDDDIYLAGLPFLGREYQKTVAKRLMKIQEESEKYPYRILMLHGSIEKYFEIEPEFTLDMIPAGFNYYAMGHIHQKKEDRFKGGILSYPGSTERKSKAEAKEYNDGRTKGYSLITIDHVNDEIDYQFRHVKLKRKFILRNIDYPKLDISLNKLHDEILDIIDENQSNLPVVILNIRHGNFERSEVSEKIHEKLDDITLNIRIEYNPIDDMTDDIESYEEMNLEPEYFIRQRLTQELGSEEIATLGINLYKNLPENIDEAFLIAEDFFKEQYQIDENK; from the coding sequence ATGACTAAAATTGCACACATTGCTGATACCCATCTTGGATATCGACAGTATGGACTAATAGAACGTGAAGAAGACTTTTATGAAGCATTCAGAAATATAATAGATGACATAATAAAACAAGACGTTGATTATGTAATACATGCAGGAGATTTATTTGAACATTCTAAACCTCCCATAAAAGCACTTCTTGAAGCACAACGAGGATTTGAAAAACTAAAAGAGCATAATATACCAATATATGCTATTGCTGGAAATCATGATATGATGCAAAGATCAAAAACAACAATACCACAAGAACTATTTAGTAATGATAATTTTCACATACTATCTACTAAAAATTACAGTGTAGTACTTGATGATGACATATATCTTGCAGGTCTTCCATTTTTAGGTCGTGAATACCAAAAAACAGTTGCAAAACGACTTATGAAAATACAAGAAGAATCAGAGAAATACCCATATCGTATACTTATGCTTCATGGATCAATAGAAAAATACTTTGAAATAGAACCAGAATTTACACTCGACATGATACCTGCAGGATTTAACTACTATGCAATGGGACATATTCATCAGAAAAAAGAGGACAGATTCAAAGGAGGAATACTCTCATATCCAGGATCAACAGAACGTAAATCAAAAGCTGAAGCTAAAGAATACAATGATGGAAGAACAAAAGGATATTCACTTATTACAATTGATCATGTAAATGATGAAATAGACTACCAATTTAGACATGTAAAATTAAAACGTAAGTTTATTTTACGTAATATAGACTATCCAAAACTTGACATATCACTTAACAAACTACATGATGAAATATTAGACATTATTGATGAAAATCAGAGTAATCTTCCTGTTGTAATTCTTAATATTAGACATGGAAACTTTGAAAGATCAGAAGTATCTGAGAAAATTCATGAAAAACTTGATGATATAACACTTAATATACGCATAGAATATAATCCAATAGATGATATGACAGATGATATTGAAAGTTATGAAGAAATGAATCTTGAACCTGAATACTTCATACGCCAAAGATTAACACAAGAACTTGGAAGTGAAGAAATAGCAACACTTGGAATAAACTTATATAAAAATCTTCCAGAAAACATAGATGAAGCATTTCTAATAGCAGAAGACTTCTTTAAAGAACAATACCAAATTGATGAAAACAAATGA
- a CDS encoding TATA-box-binding protein, with protein MADVEIKVENIVASATLGKSLELPRIAPALENVEYNLEQFPGLVFKLKEPKTAALIFGSGKLVCTGAKCIEDSIKAIHMTVDKIRELDPEIPEEFEIKIQNIVASANLGKVLNLEAVALDLENTEYEPEQFPGLVYRLEDPKVVLLLFGSGKVVCTGAKTADQAQLGVQKTKERLIELYLIEE; from the coding sequence ATGGCAGATGTAGAAATTAAAGTTGAAAATATAGTAGCATCCGCAACTCTAGGTAAATCACTAGAACTACCTAGAATCGCACCTGCTTTAGAAAATGTAGAATACAACCTAGAACAATTCCCAGGACTTGTATTTAAACTTAAAGAACCTAAAACAGCTGCATTAATATTTGGATCTGGTAAACTAGTATGTACCGGAGCAAAATGTATTGAGGATTCAATTAAAGCAATTCACATGACAGTGGATAAAATAAGAGAATTAGATCCTGAAATACCAGAAGAATTTGAAATAAAAATTCAAAACATAGTAGCATCAGCAAACCTTGGAAAAGTATTAAACCTAGAAGCTGTAGCATTAGATCTTGAAAATACAGAATATGAACCAGAACAATTCCCTGGACTTGTATACAGACTTGAAGATCCAAAAGTAGTATTATTACTATTTGGTTCAGGAAAAGTTGTATGTACTGGAGCAAAAACAGCTGATCAAGCACAATTAGGTGTACAAAAAACAAAAGAACGTCTAATTGAATTATACTTAATTGAAGAATAG
- a CDS encoding helicase HerA-like domain-containing protein, whose amino-acid sequence MTKIIGRSIGETETGSLEFISKDLSAVGEYVCIEYNNQTILGMISSLNRGSIMLESDIRNPDLVEKINELEGDLEHYVRGEVMILGDIENLQIPRIPAPPGITIRKAEIDELKKVFQKDQAIKIGTVLTQPEVDVKVDVNKMVSRHLAILAMTGAGKSNTTTVIIDQLLAKNGTMLVFDMHSEYGNIEFKNGNKKRIAPKINPKNLSIGEYKKLLKVGENAVNQEKYLRDAHNYAKAKVEDAKELKDEPINFIEEMKFFLSDKANQLEEVNKSHYESVNQVLFKLEGLQNRYGYLFSSNDESSITKTIQPGCVNIIGLGSVDEKGVDIIVKHALTEILTERKKGKLKFPVFCIIEEAHMIVSERRNTDSKYIISKIAREGRKFGVGLCLVSQSPKSLDSETLSQVNNLIILRLVEPNDQSHVQKSSESLSNDLLKQLPSLNIGEAIILGQMTNIPTMVKIDEFKGKIVGTDLDILKEWEKAVKTEVEEIESQDDEIDDFGV is encoded by the coding sequence ATGACAAAAATAATCGGAAGATCAATTGGAGAAACAGAAACAGGAAGCCTAGAATTCATATCAAAAGACCTATCAGCAGTAGGAGAATATGTATGTATAGAATATAACAACCAAACAATACTTGGAATGATATCATCACTAAATCGTGGAAGCATAATGCTAGAATCAGACATAAGAAACCCAGATCTAGTTGAAAAAATAAATGAACTAGAAGGAGATCTTGAACACTACGTAAGAGGAGAAGTGATGATACTAGGAGACATAGAAAACCTACAAATACCAAGAATACCAGCACCTCCAGGAATAACAATAAGAAAAGCTGAAATAGACGAACTTAAAAAAGTATTCCAAAAAGATCAAGCAATAAAAATAGGAACAGTACTAACACAACCTGAAGTTGATGTAAAAGTAGATGTAAATAAAATGGTATCACGACACCTTGCAATACTAGCAATGACAGGAGCAGGAAAATCCAACACAACAACCGTGATAATAGATCAACTACTAGCAAAAAATGGGACAATGCTAGTATTTGATATGCACTCAGAATACGGAAATATAGAATTTAAAAACGGAAATAAAAAAAGAATAGCTCCAAAAATAAATCCTAAAAATCTAAGCATAGGAGAATATAAAAAACTACTAAAAGTAGGAGAAAATGCAGTAAACCAGGAAAAATACTTACGTGATGCACATAACTATGCAAAAGCAAAAGTAGAAGATGCCAAAGAACTAAAAGATGAACCAATAAACTTTATAGAAGAGATGAAATTCTTCTTATCTGATAAAGCAAATCAACTAGAAGAAGTAAATAAAAGTCACTATGAATCAGTAAACCAGGTACTATTTAAACTCGAAGGATTACAAAACAGATATGGATACTTATTTAGCTCAAATGATGAAAGTAGTATAACTAAAACTATACAACCAGGATGTGTTAATATCATTGGCCTTGGAAGTGTAGATGAAAAAGGTGTAGATATAATAGTAAAACATGCTCTAACAGAAATACTAACAGAACGTAAAAAAGGAAAACTTAAATTCCCAGTATTTTGTATAATAGAAGAAGCACACATGATAGTATCAGAAAGACGAAATACAGATTCAAAATATATTATAAGTAAAATAGCACGTGAAGGACGTAAATTTGGAGTAGGATTATGTCTAGTTAGTCAAAGTCCAAAATCACTAGATTCTGAAACACTATCACAAGTAAATAACTTAATCATACTACGTCTTGTTGAACCAAATGATCAATCACATGTCCAGAAAAGTAGTGAAAGTTTAAGTAATGATTTGCTAAAACAACTTCCATCACTAAATATTGGAGAAGCAATAATTCTAGGACAAATGACAAATATTCCTACAATGGTAAAAATAGATGAATTTAAAGGAAAAATTGTAGGAACAGATCTTGATATCCTAAAAGAATGGGAAAAAGCAGTAAAAACAGAAGTTGAAGAAATAGAATCACAAGATGATGAAATAGATGATTTTGGAGTATAA
- the serB gene encoding phosphoserine phosphatase SerB, with translation MVVFDLDNVLIDTETIDEIAKINGNEKEISDITLQAMQGKIPFETSIRRRVKKLEGISTDEIDERMNNISLNPGAKQTATQLKEWGYKIAIITGSFDVIALKVKEWIGADYAFYNTLETKDGKLTGEVSGPLVTQNKIDVLRELVDELGITLDECATIGDGANDLEMIKHAKIGIAYNAKPIVKEHADIQINEKDLRKVLDIMTDEEKITKEEVVETTEEEVPVEDVQQEEQEAVEEAEENAIDYSKLNFQQLLQVKRDLEADLTELKNVRDSMNEDTKAFRQERDKLNQELKDTLNTALEKRNERDEINKEVKKFKELRNECNEELKKSEWNTGRKEISNIQAEINKIDKTIQTKVLDIRKENELVKRVSDLTKQLKKIQSNEEEAEDAGDLKEKSEQYHQKVVELSDKAQAVHEDMIEYFNKIDGIREKADAKHQEFINSRNAATAKHEEVKEKLTEIRKVNKFMDQAKSNSRSRKGGDGKSDDVREKEEAEEIFQKFKDGKKLTTEEFLLLQKYNIM, from the coding sequence TTGGTAGTATTTGATCTAGATAATGTATTAATAGATACAGAAACAATAGATGAAATAGCAAAAATAAATGGTAATGAAAAAGAAATTAGTGACATAACATTACAAGCAATGCAAGGTAAAATTCCATTTGAAACATCCATCAGACGAAGAGTTAAAAAACTCGAAGGAATAAGTACTGATGAAATAGATGAGAGGATGAATAATATATCCCTAAATCCAGGAGCAAAACAAACAGCTACCCAACTAAAAGAATGGGGATATAAAATAGCAATCATCACAGGAAGTTTTGATGTAATAGCTTTAAAAGTAAAAGAATGGATAGGGGCAGATTATGCATTCTATAACACACTAGAAACTAAAGATGGCAAACTTACAGGAGAAGTGTCCGGACCACTTGTAACACAAAACAAAATAGATGTACTAAGAGAACTAGTTGACGAACTAGGAATAACTCTAGATGAATGTGCAACAATTGGAGATGGGGCAAATGACCTTGAAATGATAAAACATGCTAAAATTGGAATAGCATACAATGCAAAACCAATAGTTAAAGAACACGCAGATATACAAATCAACGAAAAAGACCTAAGGAAGGTACTTGATATAATGACAGACGAAGAAAAAATAACTAAAGAAGAAGTAGTAGAAACAACAGAAGAAGAAGTTCCTGTAGAAGATGTACAACAAGAAGAACAAGAAGCAGTAGAAGAAGCTGAAGAAAATGCAATTGACTACTCAAAACTTAACTTCCAACAATTACTACAAGTAAAAAGAGATCTTGAAGCAGATTTAACAGAACTTAAAAATGTACGTGACTCAATGAATGAAGATACAAAAGCATTCAGACAAGAACGTGACAAACTAAACCAAGAACTCAAAGACACTCTTAACACAGCTTTAGAAAAAAGAAATGAAAGAGACGAAATAAACAAAGAAGTTAAAAAATTCAAAGAACTCAGAAATGAGTGCAATGAAGAACTTAAAAAATCTGAATGGAACACAGGACGTAAAGAAATCTCAAACATACAAGCTGAAATCAACAAAATTGATAAAACAATACAAACTAAAGTATTAGACATCAGAAAAGAAAATGAGCTTGTAAAAAGAGTATCTGATTTAACAAAACAACTCAAAAAAATCCAAAGCAATGAAGAAGAAGCTGAAGATGCAGGCGACTTAAAAGAAAAATCAGAACAATACCACCAAAAAGTTGTAGAACTTTCAGATAAAGCACAAGCAGTACACGAAGATATGATTGAATACTTCAACAAAATTGATGGAATCCGTGAAAAAGCAGATGCAAAACACCAAGAATTCATCAACTCAAGAAATGCTGCAACAGCAAAACATGAAGAAGTAAAAGAAAAACTTACAGAAATCAGAAAAGTAAACAAATTCATGGATCAAGCAAAATCCAATTCCAGATCTAGAAAAGGTGGAGATGGAAAATCTGATGATGTACGTGAAAAAGAAGAAGCAGAAGAAATCTTCCAAAAATTCAAAGACGGTAAAAAACTTACTACTGAAGAATTCTTATTACTACAAAAATATAACATCATGTAG